In Coregonus clupeaformis isolate EN_2021a chromosome 7, ASM2061545v1, whole genome shotgun sequence, one genomic interval encodes:
- the LOC121569108 gene encoding DNA-directed RNA polymerase III subunit RPC10, translated as MLLFCPTCGNVLIVEEGQKCYRFACNTCPYVHNITRKVNNRKYPKLKEVDDVLGGAAAWENVDSTPEKCPKCEHPRAFFMQIQTRSADEPMTTFYKCCNYECGHRWRD; from the exons ATGCTTCTGTTTTGTCCAACATGTGGGAATGTGTTGATTGTAGAGGAAGGACAGAAATGCTATCGATTCGCCTGCAACACATGTCCGTACGTGCATAACATAACTAGGAAG GTAAACAACAGGAAGTATCCCAAACTGAAAGAGGTTGATGATGTGCTTGGTGGAGCTGCAGCCTGGGAAAATGTGGATTCCACGCCAG AAAAATGTCCCAAGTGTGAGCACCCCCGAGCATTCTTCATGCAGATTCAGACAAGATCTGCAGATGAACCGATGACAACCTTCTACAAATGCTGCAATTATGAGTGTGGACATCGCTGGAGAGACTAA
- the LOC121569105 gene encoding cell death-inducing p53-target protein 1 has product MSSDPPPPYPGGPSAPLIEEKNGQPVVPGSADPVTTGPPQGHPLPPDYGPPPYEATLQPGFLPPHVPGDMPMPHGGFYPPPGHFGHAMPGQFGPGPIQFGPVAGQTAHTVLAPPGTATTVTVLQGEMFQSAPVQTVCHHCQLPIVTRINHSVGLMNAVFCLFCFFVGCDLGCCLIPCLIDDLKDVIHTCPYCKGYIYTYKRIC; this is encoded by the exons ATGTCCAGCGACCCCCCTCCTCCCTACCCTGGAGGTCCCAGCGCCCCTCTTATCGAGGAGAAGAATGGACAGCCAGTCGTTCCGG GCTCGGCGGACCCTGTAACGACGGGTCCTCCTCAGGGGCACCCCCTGCCTCCAGACTATGGCCCTCCACCCTATGAGGCCACGCTACAGCCAGGCTTCCTGCCACCACATGTCCCAGGAGATATGCCCATGCCACATG GTGGCTTCTACCCTCCGCCGGGTCACTTCGGCCATGCCATGCCGGGGCAGTTTGGCCCTGGGCCCATTCAATTTGGGCCTGTGGCAGGTCAGACGGCTCACACGGTGCTGGCACCCCCGGGGACAGCTACCACAGTGACCGTGCTACAGGGGGAGATGTTCCAGTCAGCACCCGTACAGACTGTGTGTCACCACTGCCAGCTGCCCATCGTCACCCGCATCAACCACAGCGTGGGCCTCATGAACGCGGTCTTCTGTCTCTTCTGCTTCTTTGTTGG GTGTGATCTGGGCTGCTGCTTGATTCCCTGTCTGATCGATGATCTCAAGGATGTGATACACACCTGCCCCTACTGCAAGGGCTACATCTACACATACAAGCGTATCTGCTAA